One segment of Xanthomonas oryzae pv. oryzae DNA contains the following:
- a CDS encoding YdcF family protein produces MGRGVSSRSRGLGLLGWGWRLCMPALIWLVAVAGWIVWIGDRDQAAPADVIIVLGAAAYDARPSPVFEERIRHALDLYAQGYAPRLLFTGGFGNGARFAESQVARRYALRHGIPPEAIVIETTSRTTRQNLEQARTLMERHGMHRAIIVSDPLHMARALRLSQELGIDALASSTPSTRFRSFHTSWRFLLQELYYFHRDLLVQGP; encoded by the coding sequence ATGGGCCGCGGCGTGAGCAGCCGTTCGCGCGGGCTCGGCCTGTTGGGCTGGGGTTGGCGGTTGTGCATGCCGGCACTGATCTGGCTGGTGGCGGTGGCGGGCTGGATCGTGTGGATCGGTGACCGCGACCAGGCCGCGCCGGCCGATGTCATCATCGTGCTGGGTGCAGCTGCCTACGATGCGCGCCCTTCGCCGGTGTTCGAAGAACGCATCCGGCATGCGCTGGACCTGTATGCGCAGGGCTATGCGCCGCGGCTGTTGTTTACCGGCGGCTTCGGCAACGGCGCGCGCTTTGCCGAATCGCAGGTGGCCCGACGCTATGCGCTGCGCCACGGCATTCCGCCGGAAGCCATCGTGATCGAAACCACATCGCGCACTACCCGGCAGAATCTGGAGCAGGCGCGCACGCTGATGGAACGGCACGGCATGCATCGGGCGATCATCGTCAGCGACCCGCTGCACATGGCGCGCGCGCTGCGGCTGAGCCAGGAACTGGGCATCGACGCGCTGGCCTCGTCCACGCCGAGCACGCGCTTTCGCAGCTTCCATACCAGCTGGCGCTTTCTGTTGCAGGAGTTGTATTACTTCCACCGCGATTTGCTGGTGCAAGGGCCGTGA
- a CDS encoding ketosteroid isomerase-related protein — translation MSETHRQHAIGLVQDYYAAFNRGDWDGMLAFLADDVAHDLNQGAREIGRAEFAAFLQRMNDSYREQLRDVVVIANDDGTRVGAEYVVHGVYHTTDEGLPEATGQTYVLAGGAFFDVQGDKITRVTNYYNLQEWIAQVSR, via the coding sequence ATGAGCGAGACCCATCGGCAACACGCCATCGGCCTGGTCCAGGACTATTACGCAGCATTCAACCGTGGCGACTGGGACGGCATGTTGGCGTTTCTGGCCGACGACGTTGCCCACGACCTCAATCAGGGCGCGCGCGAAATCGGGCGGGCCGAATTCGCCGCCTTCCTGCAACGTATGAACGACAGTTACCGCGAGCAATTGCGCGATGTCGTCGTGATCGCCAACGACGATGGCACCCGAGTCGGCGCCGAGTACGTGGTGCATGGCGTCTATCACACCACCGACGAAGGTCTGCCGGAGGCTACCGGGCAGACCTATGTACTGGCGGGCGGTGCGTTCTTCGACGTGCAGGGCGACAAGATCACCCGCGTCACCAACTACTACAACCTGCAGGAATGGATCGCGCAGGTATCGCGCTGA
- the bioH gene encoding pimeloyl-ACP methyl ester esterase BioH, with protein sequence MHIDVIGHGPALVLLHGWALHGGVFAPLVERLAPHYQLHLVDLPGHGFSRDDSTPLALPYVVAEIAAATPPAVWLGWSLGGLFALHAAATLPQVRGLAMIAATPRFVRGSDWPDAVQRELFVQFGTELSRDYRGTLERFLALDTLGSAHARSELRSLRETLTARGEPAPEALQQGLSLLERTDLRRALPQLARPSLWIAGQRDRLVPAAGMHAAAALSPHAQALTIAGGGHAPFLGHADQVSEALQRFVASVP encoded by the coding sequence ATGCATATCGATGTCATCGGCCACGGGCCTGCGCTGGTTCTTCTGCATGGTTGGGCACTGCACGGCGGGGTGTTCGCCCCGCTGGTAGAGCGCCTGGCACCGCACTATCAATTGCATCTGGTCGACCTGCCCGGGCACGGCTTCAGTCGCGACGACAGCACACCGCTGGCGTTGCCGTACGTGGTCGCTGAGATTGCGGCCGCCACGCCGCCGGCGGTGTGGCTCGGCTGGTCGCTGGGCGGGCTGTTCGCGCTGCATGCAGCCGCCACCCTGCCGCAGGTGCGCGGACTGGCGATGATCGCTGCAACGCCGCGCTTCGTGCGTGGCAGCGATTGGCCCGATGCCGTCCAGCGTGAGTTGTTCGTGCAATTCGGTACCGAGTTGTCGCGCGACTATCGCGGCACCCTGGAGCGTTTTCTTGCGCTGGACACGCTCGGCTCGGCACATGCACGCAGCGAACTGCGCAGCCTGCGCGAAACGCTCACCGCGCGCGGCGAACCGGCGCCGGAGGCCTTGCAGCAAGGGCTCAGCCTGCTCGAGCGCACAGACCTGCGCCGCGCGTTACCGCAACTCGCACGCCCCAGCCTGTGGATCGCCGGGCAACGCGATCGCCTGGTGCCTGCCGCCGGCATGCATGCCGCCGCCGCGCTCAGCCCGCACGCGCAGGCGCTTACCATTGCCGGCGGCGGCCACGCACCGTTTCTTGGTCACGCAGATCAGGTAAGCGAGGCACTGCAACGCTTCGTTGCGTCCGTGCCATGA
- the lpxO gene encoding lipid A hydroxylase LpxO, giving the protein MLKWLLIALFIASALYIHYRGRVRHRLSRQMLDHSTFMAPINTLMYLCSRVPTTPFIDPGKEFPELAPLRANWLLIRDEAMALQQMQKIRAADGYTDIGFNSFFRRGWKRFYLKWYGTAHPSAAELCPQTTALLKSIPAVKAAMFAELPPGSELRPHRDPFAGSMRLHLGLATPNDDRCFIDVDGQRHSWRDGEWTMFDETYIHYVRNDTDQDRIILFCDIERPMRWRWAAAVNRFVGRSLLSAGASPNQEGDKTGGINRVFRYFYAARLKAKALKERNNPLYQALKWSIFVLVVVGIVLL; this is encoded by the coding sequence ATGTTGAAGTGGCTCCTCATCGCGCTGTTCATCGCATCGGCGCTCTATATCCATTACCGTGGTCGCGTGCGGCACCGGCTCAGCCGGCAGATGCTGGACCATTCCACCTTCATGGCCCCGATCAACACGCTGATGTACCTGTGTTCGCGGGTGCCGACCACGCCGTTCATCGATCCCGGCAAGGAATTTCCGGAGTTGGCGCCACTACGCGCCAACTGGCTGCTGATACGCGACGAAGCGATGGCGCTGCAACAGATGCAGAAGATCCGCGCCGCCGACGGCTATACCGACATCGGCTTCAATTCGTTCTTCCGCCGTGGCTGGAAGCGCTTCTATCTGAAGTGGTACGGCACCGCGCACCCGTCGGCGGCCGAACTGTGTCCGCAGACCACTGCCTTGCTGAAGTCCATCCCTGCGGTGAAGGCGGCGATGTTCGCCGAACTGCCGCCGGGCAGCGAATTGCGCCCGCACCGCGACCCGTTCGCAGGCTCCATGCGCCTGCACCTGGGCCTGGCCACACCGAACGACGACCGTTGCTTCATCGATGTCGACGGCCAGCGCCACAGCTGGCGCGATGGCGAGTGGACCATGTTCGATGAGACCTACATTCACTACGTGCGCAACGACACCGACCAGGACCGCATCATCCTGTTCTGCGATATCGAGCGCCCGATGCGTTGGCGCTGGGCAGCGGCGGTGAACCGCTTCGTCGGCCGCAGCTTGCTCTCGGCCGGCGCCTCGCCCAATCAGGAAGGCGACAAGACCGGCGGCATCAACCGCGTGTTCCGCTATTTCTATGCGGCGCGCCTCAAGGCCAAGGCATTGAAGGAACGCAACAACCCGCTGTACCAAGCGCTCAAGTGGAGCATCTTCGTGCTGGTGGTGGTCGGGATCGTGTTGCTGTAA
- a CDS encoding SDR family oxidoreductase, producing MDMGIAGRWALVCAASKGLGLGCARALASKGVNVAIAARGRDALERAADTVRALPGAGEVRSVVADIATPEGRSAALAACQQIDILINNAGGPPPGDFRQWERADWLRALDANMLAPITLIRATVDGMRARRFGRIINITSSAVKAPIDILGLSNGARAGLTGFVAGLARNTVVDNVTINNLLPGQFATDRLRGNFAAIAQQQGSTAEEVAERKRAGIPAARFGEPDEFGAACGFLCSAQAGYITVQNLLIDGGSYPGTF from the coding sequence ATGGATATGGGAATCGCCGGCCGCTGGGCCTTGGTCTGCGCCGCAAGCAAAGGGCTGGGCTTGGGCTGCGCACGCGCATTGGCCAGCAAAGGCGTCAATGTGGCGATCGCCGCACGCGGCCGCGATGCACTGGAACGGGCTGCCGACACAGTGCGCGCACTCCCCGGCGCTGGCGAGGTGCGCAGCGTGGTCGCCGATATCGCCACGCCGGAAGGACGCAGCGCCGCACTCGCCGCCTGCCAGCAGATCGACATCTTGATCAACAACGCAGGCGGCCCGCCGCCCGGCGATTTTCGTCAGTGGGAACGCGCCGACTGGCTGCGCGCATTGGACGCCAACATGCTGGCGCCGATCACACTGATCCGCGCCACCGTCGATGGCATGCGCGCACGCCGCTTTGGCCGCATCATCAACATCACCTCCAGCGCAGTGAAAGCGCCGATCGACATCCTTGGCCTATCCAACGGCGCGCGTGCCGGCCTCACCGGCTTCGTCGCCGGGTTGGCGCGCAACACCGTTGTCGACAACGTCACCATCAACAATCTGTTGCCCGGGCAGTTCGCCACCGACCGGCTGCGCGGCAATTTCGCCGCTATCGCGCAGCAGCAGGGCAGCACCGCCGAAGAGGTCGCCGAGCGCAAGCGTGCGGGCATCCCTGCAGCGCGTTTTGGCGAGCCGGACGAATTCGGCGCAGCCTGCGGCTTCCTGTGCAGCGCGCAGGCCGGCTACATCACCGTGCAGAATCTGTTGATCGACGGCGGCAGCTATCCCGGCACGTTCTAG
- the bioC gene encoding malonyl-ACP O-methyltransferase BioC, with product MNSTFDTRHVRRAFARAASTYTAAAALQREAEARLLESLDYLGAQVPKVVLDVGAGPGHASGAIKKRWPKAQVIALDQAMPMLRQARKAAGWWKPFAQVCADARALPVADGSVDVIFSNLCMQWVEDLPAVFAGLRRALRPGGLLLCSTFGPETLIELRDAFAQTDPAPHVSRFPPIAQFGDALLMSGFRDPVLDRDLFTLTYNDLPALMHELRAMGATNALSNRRATLTGRGRFAAASAAYEPLRRPDCTLPSSWEVIYAHAWAPAPGAPIREHGHDVASVPVSAIPIRRRID from the coding sequence ATGAACAGTACTTTCGACACCCGCCACGTCCGGCGCGCCTTTGCGCGTGCTGCCAGCACCTACACCGCCGCCGCCGCACTCCAGCGCGAAGCGGAAGCGCGCCTGCTCGAATCGCTCGACTACCTGGGCGCGCAGGTGCCCAAGGTGGTGCTGGATGTCGGTGCCGGCCCCGGCCATGCCAGCGGCGCGATCAAGAAGCGCTGGCCCAAGGCGCAGGTCATCGCGCTCGATCAAGCCATGCCGATGCTGCGCCAGGCGCGCAAGGCCGCCGGCTGGTGGAAGCCCTTCGCACAGGTGTGCGCCGATGCGCGCGCGCTGCCCGTTGCCGACGGCAGCGTGGATGTGATCTTCAGCAATCTCTGCATGCAGTGGGTGGAAGACCTGCCGGCCGTGTTCGCCGGGTTACGCCGCGCCCTGCGCCCAGGCGGGCTGCTGCTGTGTTCCACCTTCGGCCCGGAAACGCTGATCGAATTGCGCGACGCCTTCGCGCAGACCGACCCGGCCCCGCACGTCAGCCGCTTTCCGCCGATCGCCCAGTTCGGCGATGCCCTGTTGATGTCCGGTTTCCGCGATCCTGTGCTGGACCGCGACCTGTTCACCCTGACCTACAACGACCTGCCCGCGTTGATGCACGAACTGCGCGCGATGGGCGCCACCAACGCGCTCAGCAACCGCCGCGCCACCCTCACCGGACGTGGCCGGTTTGCAGCGGCAAGCGCTGCCTACGAACCGCTGCGGCGGCCGGACTGCACCCTGCCCAGCTCCTGGGAAGTGATCTACGCCCATGCCTGGGCACCGGCACCGGGCGCGCCCATCCGCGAACACGGGCACGACGTCGCCAGCGTGCCGGTCAGCGCCATCCCGATCCGCCGCCGCATCGACTGA